From a region of the Oryzias melastigma strain HK-1 linkage group LG4, ASM292280v2, whole genome shotgun sequence genome:
- the tor3a gene encoding torsin-3A: MVWRLLALVCALSAEAHFLQLDSISNVSTYYFNYIYCNIWEGECQPHQDDASQQVPTRDLWAGFSQDYISLLHQWYCSLGQCCESGDCRITNNITGLANDLQTKLHGQHLVQSVVLKAIQGFVNNPESNKPLTLSFHGWSGTGKNFVARLIADNLYRDGVKSECVRLFIAPFHFPHARLVDTYKNQLREAIRDMVLRCPQTLFIFDEAEKLHPGFIDAIKPYMDHYDNVDGVTYRRAIFLFLSNIGGAAINDVALDFWHSGQNREDIGMEDLEHRLRAETMDSQGGFAQSELMSGHLIDFYVPFLPLEYRHVKLCARDAYAARGIDADEATLDEVAKAMLYVPKEERLFSAQGCKSIPQRINFFLP, encoded by the exons ATGGTGTGGCGGCTGCTGGCGCTCGTCTGCGCGCTGTCCGCAGAGGCCCACTTCCTGCAGCTCGACAGCATCAGTAACGTCTCCACGTACTATTTTAACTACATTTACTGTAACATCTGGGAGGGGGAGTGCCAGCCACACCAGGATGATGCTTCACAGCAAG TTCCTACCAGGGACTTGTGGGCTGGCTTCTCCCAGGACTACATCAGCCTCCTCCATCAGTGGTACTGTAGTCTGGGTCAGTGCTGCGAGTCTGGAGACTGTCGGATAACCAACAACATCACAG GTCTGGCAAACGACCTCCAGACCAAACTCCACGGCCAGCACCTGGTTCAGTCTGTTGTTCTCAAAGCCATCCAGGGATTCGTCAACAACCCAGAATCCAACAAACCTCTCACGCTGTCCTTCCACGGCTGGTCCGGCACCGGCAAGAACTTTGTGGCTCGGCTCATCGCTGATAACCTGTACCGGGACGGGGTGAAGAGCGAGTGTGTGCGTTTGTTCATCGCCCCGTTCCACTTCCCCCACGCCAGGCTGGTGGACACGTACAAG AACCAACTGAGAGAAGCCATTCGGGACATGGTGCTGCGCTGCCCGCAGACCCTGTTCATCTTTGACGAGGCGGAAAAGCTTCATCCGGGCTTCATTGATGCCATCAAGCCTTACATGGATCACTATGACAACGTGGATGGAGTCACCTACCGCAGAGccatcttcctcttcctcag TAATATTGGCGGAGCAGCAATCAATGATGTTGCTCTGGACTTTTGGCACTCGGGTCAGAACCGGGAAGACATCGGAATGGAAGATCTGGAGCATCGACTACGGGCTGAAACAATGGACTCTCAAG GAGGGTTTGCTCAGAGCGAGCTGATGTCCGGACACCTGATTGATTTCTATGTGCCGTTTCTGCCTCTGGAGTACCGGCACGTCAAGCTCTGCGCTCGGGATGCATACGCAGCAAGAGGCATCGACGCCGATGAAGCGACGCTGGATGAGGTGGCCAAAGCGATGCTGTACGTCCCCAAAGAAGAGAGACTGTTCTCAGCCCAAGGATGCAAGTCCATCCCACAGAGGATCAACTTCTTCCTGCCGTGA